In one Vibrio sp. VB16 genomic region, the following are encoded:
- a CDS encoding acyl-CoA dehydrogenase, with protein MCSLRRKWVSDPAFKMFKKVLPPLSDTEKEAMEAGSVWWDGDLFSGSPDWQKLHHYPKPSLTAEEQSFIDNEVETLLEMLDDHQIVKKDRDLPKNVWDYILKERFFSLIISKEYGGRAFSSHANSTIVTKIASRNGSAGVTVMVPNSLGPGELLSHYGTQEQKDYWLPRLADGREIPCFALTGPEAGSDAGGIPDMGTVCMGMHEGEEVLGMRISWNKRYITLAPVATVLGLAYKLQDPDGLLGGEVDLGITCALIPTDHVGVEIGDRHDPLGLAFMNGPTRGEDVFIPMDWVIGGQDYVGKGWRMLVECLSAGRGISLPAMGAATGHLTSRTTGAYAYVRKQFGLSIGKFEGVAEAMGRIGGLTYMLEATRTLTTTSLDLKEKPGIVTAIAKYHMTEMARTLLDDSMDIHAGRGIQQGPMNYLANQYIGAPVAITVEGANILTRNLMIFGQGATRCHPYVLKEMAAAANPDQEQGAKEFDELLFKHIGHGLKNTFGAFTAGITGSAFIKAHMSGPTKRYYKDLTRISRALALSSDVAMATLGGDLKRKEMISARLGDGLSFLYMASAVLKKYEDEGRQQSDLVYVDYSIQHCLYRASQALQETYTNFPNRIAGHMLSVLVFPLGNRFKKPADQLSVKIAESLMTPGAHRDRLTHLCYVGVKEDDAVGLMERAFIKLYSVRGLERKLIQGVKDGKVVRKGPLVERLQQALEAGVLTQKEVDQINEAEALRSKAIQVDHFSHDFSEVKTYKQSEPKLNSVA; from the coding sequence ATGTGCTCTCTACGTAGAAAATGGGTAAGTGACCCAGCATTTAAAATGTTTAAGAAAGTATTACCACCATTGTCAGACACAGAAAAAGAAGCAATGGAAGCGGGTAGTGTGTGGTGGGATGGCGACCTATTTTCTGGATCACCAGACTGGCAAAAGTTGCATCATTATCCTAAGCCTTCGTTGACAGCGGAAGAGCAATCGTTCATCGACAATGAGGTTGAAACCTTGTTGGAAATGTTGGACGACCATCAGATTGTTAAGAAAGACAGAGATCTTCCAAAAAATGTCTGGGACTATATCCTTAAAGAGCGTTTTTTCTCATTAATTATTTCTAAAGAGTATGGAGGAAGAGCGTTTTCTTCTCATGCTAACTCAACCATCGTGACAAAGATCGCTTCTCGTAATGGCAGTGCTGGCGTTACAGTTATGGTGCCCAACTCTTTAGGTCCTGGTGAGTTGCTTTCTCACTATGGGACACAAGAACAGAAAGACTATTGGTTACCAAGGCTTGCTGATGGGCGCGAAATACCTTGTTTTGCTTTGACGGGTCCGGAAGCGGGTTCCGATGCGGGCGGTATTCCAGATATGGGTACGGTTTGTATGGGTATGCACGAAGGTGAAGAAGTCCTTGGTATGCGAATTAGCTGGAACAAACGCTACATTACGCTAGCACCAGTCGCTACTGTATTAGGTCTGGCATACAAGCTTCAAGACCCTGACGGTTTACTTGGTGGTGAGGTCGATTTAGGCATTACCTGTGCCTTGATACCCACGGATCATGTAGGAGTAGAGATTGGCGACCGTCATGACCCGCTCGGCCTTGCATTTATGAACGGCCCTACTCGTGGTGAAGACGTATTCATTCCGATGGACTGGGTAATCGGTGGTCAAGATTATGTAGGTAAAGGCTGGCGGATGTTGGTTGAGTGTTTGTCTGCAGGTCGTGGTATCTCTTTACCAGCAATGGGGGCGGCAACCGGACACCTTACTTCACGTACGACAGGTGCCTATGCTTATGTACGCAAACAGTTTGGGCTTTCCATTGGTAAATTTGAAGGTGTCGCTGAAGCGATGGGTCGTATCGGCGGTTTAACGTATATGTTAGAAGCCACACGTACGCTAACGACGACCTCACTTGATCTGAAAGAGAAGCCGGGTATTGTCACTGCTATTGCTAAATACCATATGACAGAAATGGCACGTACATTGCTCGATGACTCAATGGATATTCATGCTGGTCGTGGTATACAGCAAGGTCCGATGAACTATCTTGCGAATCAATATATTGGAGCACCTGTTGCTATCACGGTTGAGGGAGCGAATATACTGACTCGTAACCTTATGATCTTTGGTCAAGGCGCAACACGTTGTCATCCATATGTGTTAAAAGAGATGGCCGCCGCCGCCAACCCAGATCAAGAGCAAGGCGCGAAAGAGTTCGATGAGTTGTTATTCAAACATATCGGCCATGGTCTCAAGAACACCTTTGGTGCTTTCACGGCTGGTATCACTGGTTCAGCGTTTATCAAGGCGCATATGAGTGGTCCAACAAAGCGTTATTACAAAGACCTAACTCGTATCAGTCGCGCTTTGGCACTTAGCTCTGATGTGGCGATGGCAACGTTGGGTGGTGATCTAAAACGTAAAGAGATGATATCGGCAAGGTTAGGCGATGGATTGAGTTTTCTTTATATGGCGTCAGCGGTACTGAAGAAGTACGAAGATGAAGGACGTCAACAAAGCGACTTGGTGTATGTGGATTACTCTATCCAACATTGCTTGTATCGCGCTTCCCAAGCGCTACAAGAAACGTATACCAACTTCCCTAATCGTATTGCTGGACACATGTTAAGTGTGCTTGTATTCCCATTAGGCAATCGCTTTAAGAAACCAGCGGATCAGTTGTCAGTTAAGATTGCAGAGTCTTTGATGACGCCGGGTGCGCATCGTGATCGCTTAACTCACCTATGTTACGTAGGCGTAAAAGAAGATGATGCGGTTGGGCTGATGGAACGAGCATTTATCAAGTTGTATAGTGTTCGCGGGCTTGAAAGAAAACTCATTCAAGGTGTTAAGGATGGTAAGGTCGTGAGAAAAGGTCCGTTAGTAGAGCGTCTCCAGCAAGCGTTGGAAGCGGGTGTTCTTACCCAAAAAGAAGTGGATCAGATTAATGAAGCTGAAGCGCTACGAAGTAAAGCTATTCAAGTTGACCACTTTAGTCATGACTTCTCTGAAGTGAAAACTTATAAGCAATCAGAACCGAAGCTCAACAGTGTTGCTTAA
- a CDS encoding lipocalin-like domain-containing protein: MKMLVKKRNIVIMLAAILIILVAGLFYYLSFGRSSEKETITYAFSNSQKSVFEPVLPGVSVSFPDSFSFHHEFKREGWQYFANLVGDDGELYSVQWNYYCIARNESEANGWNSNQLYLSNSVVTSKDKVWKQQRIARGGIGQAGFRARPFRLWIDNWSWRSISSSPLPGILQVETDDFALKLSSSSRQGFIFNGDKGYQEQHDLLPIAAYGFGAPSVRSSGQLVLDGKVVTVNGQAWLSKEWGSDLAVIEGQKAVTVNLHLADGGHLQLNQTRIPNYPVYNYGMLVKRDGSILPLADTDIVMSALEFTPMINGKSVPLTWQISIEKLDIDLIITPLRDDLWHAFYNPYWQGPVSAMGTQDAYGMLQLVGF, from the coding sequence ATGAAGATGCTTGTAAAAAAACGCAATATAGTCATTATGTTGGCCGCCATTCTCATTATCTTGGTTGCTGGGCTTTTTTACTATCTCTCGTTTGGTCGTTCTTCTGAGAAAGAGACCATTACCTACGCATTTTCTAACAGTCAAAAATCGGTCTTTGAACCCGTTTTACCGGGTGTTTCGGTTTCGTTTCCGGACAGCTTTTCATTTCACCATGAATTTAAACGAGAGGGATGGCAGTATTTCGCTAACCTAGTGGGCGATGACGGTGAACTCTACTCAGTTCAATGGAACTATTATTGCATTGCTCGGAATGAGAGCGAAGCTAATGGGTGGAACAGCAATCAGCTCTATCTGTCTAACTCGGTTGTCACCTCAAAAGATAAAGTATGGAAACAGCAACGTATCGCTAGAGGTGGTATAGGACAAGCTGGATTTCGAGCTCGTCCATTTCGGCTGTGGATAGATAACTGGAGCTGGCGCTCGATAAGTTCCTCGCCCTTGCCAGGGATTTTACAAGTGGAAACCGATGATTTTGCTCTCAAATTAAGTTCATCTTCTCGTCAGGGTTTTATTTTTAACGGCGACAAAGGCTACCAAGAACAGCATGATCTATTGCCTATCGCAGCTTATGGCTTCGGTGCGCCGTCTGTTCGTTCGTCGGGTCAACTTGTACTCGATGGTAAGGTTGTTACTGTGAATGGACAGGCATGGCTAAGCAAGGAGTGGGGCAGTGATCTAGCCGTTATCGAAGGGCAGAAGGCGGTGACTGTTAATCTCCATTTGGCCGATGGAGGGCACCTGCAGCTTAATCAAACTCGTATTCCTAATTATCCTGTCTATAACTATGGTATGTTGGTGAAACGAGATGGTTCCATTCTTCCTTTAGCAGACACCGATATAGTGATGTCTGCATTAGAATTTACGCCGATGATAAATGGAAAATCAGTCCCATTAACGTGGCAAATAAGCATAGAAAAATTAGATATAGATCTAATTATTACCCCTCTTCGTGATGACCTCTGGCATGCGTTTTATAATCCATATTGGCAAGGGCCGGTGTCCGCAATGGGAACGCAAGATGCTTATGGGATGCTTCAGCTTGTGGGATTTTAA
- a CDS encoding TetR/AcrR family transcriptional regulator has translation MIEMAQKNKTKDKILDVAESLFAEQGFNDTSLRAITSKANVNLASVNYHFGDKKTLVRAVLNRYLEAFMPAVGEELRILSQTDNFSMEDVFSCLKKPLLQLNELRPHGASRFMSLIGRGYTDVQGHLRWFITTRYSEVLSQFTNLIVKANPNLSPETLFWRLHFTLGTCVFTMASSQALSEIAINDYGQAVDSSVVINQLIPYLAAGVSAD, from the coding sequence TTGATTGAAATGGCTCAGAAAAACAAAACGAAAGATAAGATATTAGATGTAGCAGAGAGCCTATTTGCAGAGCAAGGTTTTAACGATACTTCATTACGAGCGATAACCAGTAAAGCTAATGTGAATTTGGCGTCGGTCAATTATCACTTTGGAGACAAAAAAACCTTAGTAAGGGCTGTGCTTAATCGATACTTAGAAGCATTCATGCCTGCTGTAGGTGAAGAACTGCGTATTCTAAGCCAAACAGATAATTTCTCAATGGAAGACGTATTCTCTTGTCTGAAAAAGCCATTGTTGCAACTTAACGAATTAAGACCTCATGGCGCATCTCGTTTTATGTCATTGATTGGAAGAGGCTATACCGATGTGCAAGGCCACTTGAGATGGTTTATCACAACCCGATATAGTGAAGTACTTTCTCAATTTACTAATTTGATTGTTAAAGCTAACCCAAATTTATCACCAGAAACGCTTTTTTGGCGATTGCATTTTACGCTGGGAACCTGCGTATTCACTATGGCCTCAAGTCAGGCATTAAGTGAAATCGCAATTAACGATTATGGTCAAGCCGTTGATTCATCGGTAGTGATAAATCAACTTATCCCTTATCTAGCGGCTGGGGTTAGCGCGGATTAA
- the nhaA gene encoding Na+/H+ antiporter NhaA, with protein MSDGIRDFFKMESAGGILLVIAAAVAMVVANTGFGESYNNVLHTYVFGMSVSHWINDGLMAIFFLLIGLEVKRELLEGALKSKETAIFPAIAAVGGMLAPALIYILFNYGDPQAMQGWAIPAATDIAFALGIMALLGKRVPISLKVFLLALAIIDDLGVVVIIALFYSGDLSTLALTIGFIMTGVLFMMNSKNVTKLPYYVIAGLILWIAVLKSGVHATLAGVVIGFAIPLKGKEGEESPLKHLEHALHPYVAFLILPIFAFANAGISLAGVSLSGLTSMLPLGIALGLLVGKPLGIFSFSWIAVKSGVAKLPEGVNMKHIFAVSVLCGIGFTMSIFISSLAFTGVSAEFDTYARLGILLGSTTAAILGYVLLSISLPKKA; from the coding sequence ATGAGTGACGGAATTCGCGACTTTTTTAAAATGGAATCGGCTGGTGGCATACTGCTCGTTATAGCGGCGGCTGTCGCTATGGTTGTAGCGAATACAGGGTTTGGTGAATCTTACAACAATGTATTGCACACCTATGTGTTTGGCATGTCGGTGTCGCACTGGATTAACGATGGATTAATGGCGATATTTTTCCTTTTAATTGGTCTTGAGGTAAAAAGAGAGCTATTAGAAGGCGCATTAAAGTCCAAAGAAACCGCTATTTTTCCAGCAATTGCCGCCGTTGGCGGTATGTTAGCTCCTGCATTAATTTATATACTATTCAATTATGGTGACCCACAAGCAATGCAAGGTTGGGCCATACCAGCGGCGACAGATATTGCATTCGCACTTGGTATTATGGCGTTGCTTGGTAAACGAGTGCCTATTTCATTAAAGGTGTTTTTACTGGCTTTGGCTATCATCGATGACTTGGGTGTCGTTGTTATCATTGCTCTATTTTATAGTGGTGATCTGTCTACGCTTGCACTGACGATCGGTTTCATTATGACAGGTGTTCTGTTTATGATGAATTCTAAGAACGTGACAAAACTGCCTTACTACGTTATCGCTGGGTTGATCCTATGGATAGCCGTTTTGAAATCCGGTGTACACGCCACATTGGCCGGTGTCGTTATTGGTTTCGCTATACCTCTGAAAGGGAAAGAAGGTGAAGAGTCTCCACTTAAGCATTTAGAGCACGCACTGCACCCTTATGTTGCGTTCTTGATTTTACCAATATTTGCTTTTGCCAATGCAGGCATCTCGTTAGCTGGTGTGTCATTATCCGGATTGACCTCTATGTTGCCTTTGGGTATCGCGTTAGGGCTACTGGTTGGTAAACCATTAGGTATCTTTAGTTTTAGCTGGATAGCGGTTAAAAGCGGTGTGGCTAAGTTACCTGAAGGTGTGAATATGAAACATATATTTGCAGTGTCGGTCTTATGTGGTATTGGATTTACCATGTCTATCTTTATCTCATCACTCGCGTTTACGGGGGTGAGTGCAGAGTTCGATACCTATGCACGTCTAGGCATACTACTCGGCTCAACGACCGCCGCAATTTTGGGTTATGTTCTATTAAGCATCTCACTACCAAAGAAAGCGTAA
- a CDS encoding ABC transporter permease, giving the protein MLWPVVKALLGHYRRHPLQLLLVLFGLTLGVSVYVGVAAINQHAKQSYLHSETLFANPLPYTITPKFSANKIPQGFYIQLRREGFNQCIPFDNLRIETKSGRDLSIVGVDPVSILGLETLHRKNDLSILRMMQPSKPLIMGAELASYLGKSSGDFIELKDGTKLGPLFLDHNALLSGTRILADISKVREINGSGGFSRLACESMPEEKLERLKSILPNGIELSRSSRAELESLTKAFHLNLSAMGMLALVVGIFIFYQAMSLSFIQRQTLVGVMRQAGVSGWHLAKALALELTLFILIGWFFGNVFGLMLANQLMPSVSTTLADLYTANVSLTVDWSWHWSKNSLLMAIFGALLSCSWPLVRLIKTPPIRLSAKLSLVRFAGREFAWQALAAGIFCVMAIGIYQLPATPQHGFIIVALLLLSVALFMPYVIFELFSALSFSLRWVKARWFFSDAASSMSFRGVAVMAFVLAMSANITVETLVGSFRATTESWLTQRLAADVYIFPTNSSAGRMSSWLSTRPEVKEVWSRWELELPTKTGVLEVVSTGLSNGERDSVPVKIAIPNYWYQLNTSKGVMISEAMALKKDIRPGDEIQLGGVVEESWQVVGVYYDYGNPYNQVLMSHRNWKSRFGGLGNIGLGVIATDDANIDNLLAQLQSRYALSEDRLFDNSNIHGQAMRIFDRTFVIADTLGNLTLFIAICGIFFATLAGEVSKQRNTALLRCFGISTFELIALSGLQLFMFGLISALVAMPLGLALAKVMVEVVLKESFGWTMPLYVIPWEYLNTFASAMIALILAGILPIIGMIKRTPMKSLRDAL; this is encoded by the coding sequence ATGTTATGGCCGGTAGTTAAAGCACTACTAGGGCATTATCGTCGTCATCCACTTCAACTATTACTCGTCTTGTTCGGGCTCACTCTGGGTGTGTCCGTGTATGTTGGGGTTGCTGCGATCAATCAACATGCAAAACAAAGTTATTTGCACAGTGAAACTCTTTTCGCAAACCCTCTTCCTTATACTATTACGCCTAAATTTAGTGCAAATAAGATCCCTCAAGGCTTTTACATTCAGCTTCGTCGTGAGGGTTTCAATCAATGTATCCCGTTTGATAATTTAAGAATTGAAACAAAGAGTGGTCGCGATCTCTCAATTGTTGGTGTCGACCCCGTTTCTATTTTGGGGTTAGAAACACTACATCGTAAAAATGACCTCTCGATTTTACGTATGATGCAACCGTCGAAACCTCTCATTATGGGGGCGGAGCTTGCATCATATCTTGGTAAAAGCAGTGGCGACTTTATAGAACTAAAAGATGGCACGAAACTAGGTCCACTTTTTCTTGACCATAATGCGCTTCTTTCGGGTACTCGAATACTCGCCGATATATCAAAGGTACGAGAAATCAATGGATCGGGTGGGTTCTCGCGTCTTGCTTGCGAAAGCATGCCAGAAGAAAAACTAGAAAGGCTCAAAAGCATATTGCCTAACGGCATAGAATTGTCTAGAAGCTCTAGAGCCGAATTAGAGTCTCTTACAAAGGCGTTTCATCTAAACCTATCTGCGATGGGTATGCTTGCACTTGTCGTGGGCATCTTTATTTTTTACCAGGCGATGTCGCTTTCATTTATTCAAAGACAAACGCTAGTAGGCGTGATGCGTCAGGCTGGGGTCTCGGGATGGCATTTGGCGAAAGCGTTAGCGCTAGAACTGACATTATTCATATTAATAGGTTGGTTTTTTGGCAATGTATTTGGTCTTATGTTGGCCAATCAACTTATGCCTTCGGTATCGACTACCTTGGCCGACCTCTACACTGCAAACGTTTCTCTGACGGTTGACTGGAGTTGGCATTGGAGTAAAAACAGTCTGTTGATGGCTATTTTTGGTGCGCTGCTTTCCTGTAGTTGGCCGTTAGTTCGGTTGATAAAGACGCCGCCAATAAGGCTTTCTGCAAAGCTTTCTTTGGTCCGTTTTGCGGGTAGGGAGTTTGCATGGCAAGCATTAGCGGCCGGTATATTTTGCGTAATGGCGATTGGCATTTATCAGCTTCCAGCCACACCCCAACATGGCTTTATTATTGTCGCACTATTGCTATTGAGTGTGGCATTGTTTATGCCATACGTTATCTTTGAATTATTTTCTGCATTATCGTTCTCTTTACGTTGGGTGAAAGCGCGTTGGTTTTTCTCCGATGCGGCGTCGAGTATGAGCTTTCGTGGTGTTGCTGTGATGGCGTTCGTTTTGGCGATGTCAGCAAACATTACCGTAGAAACATTAGTGGGCAGTTTCAGAGCCACAACCGAGAGTTGGTTGACACAACGATTGGCGGCGGATGTCTATATATTTCCTACCAATAGTTCGGCAGGTCGAATGAGCAGTTGGTTGAGTACGCGCCCAGAAGTAAAAGAAGTATGGTCGCGCTGGGAATTAGAATTACCAACAAAAACCGGTGTGTTAGAAGTTGTTAGTACCGGCTTGAGTAATGGTGAGAGAGATTCGGTACCTGTAAAAATAGCGATACCTAACTATTGGTATCAACTTAATACATCGAAGGGTGTCATGATCAGTGAGGCTATGGCGCTTAAAAAGGATATACGCCCTGGCGATGAGATCCAATTGGGTGGCGTGGTTGAAGAATCATGGCAGGTAGTTGGCGTCTATTATGATTATGGCAACCCATACAACCAAGTATTAATGTCTCATCGAAATTGGAAAAGCCGATTTGGCGGCTTAGGCAATATTGGGCTTGGAGTTATAGCCACTGATGATGCAAATATCGATAATTTGCTGGCTCAATTACAATCTAGGTATGCGTTGTCAGAAGATAGGCTATTTGATAACAGTAATATACATGGTCAAGCGATGCGTATTTTTGACCGCACCTTTGTTATAGCGGACACGTTAGGAAACCTGACGTTGTTTATCGCGATATGCGGCATTTTCTTTGCGACGTTAGCAGGAGAAGTTTCTAAACAAAGAAACACCGCTCTGTTGAGGTGTTTTGGCATATCGACATTTGAACTCATCGCGTTAAGTGGTTTACAGCTATTTATGTTTGGATTGATCTCTGCTTTGGTCGCAATGCCGTTAGGTTTAGCGCTTGCGAAAGTGATGGTAGAAGTGGTACTAAAAGAATCCTTTGGTTGGACGATGCCCCTGTATGTTATTCCGTGGGAATATCTAAATACCTTTGCGTCGGCCATGATCGCGCTCATACTAGCAGGGATTTTACCCATCATAGGTATGATCAAACGAACACCAATGAAATCACTTAGAGATGCATTGTAA